One genomic segment of Mus pahari chromosome 4, PAHARI_EIJ_v1.1, whole genome shotgun sequence includes these proteins:
- the Kcnc4 gene encoding potassium voltage-gated channel subfamily C member 4 isoform X2, with the protein MISSVCVSSYRGRKSGNKPPSKTCLKEEMAKGEASEKIIINVGGTRHETYRSTLRTLPGTRLAWLADPDGGGRPESDGGGAGSSGSSGGGGGSGGGCEFFFDRHPGVFAYVLNYYRTGKLHCPADVCGPLFEEELTFWGIDETDVEPCCWMTYRQHRDAEEALDIFESPDGGGGGAGPGDEAGDDERELALQRLGPHEGGSGPGAGSGGCRGWQPRMWALFEDPYSSRAARAVAFASLFFILVSITTFCLETHEAFNIDRNVTEIHRVGNITSVRFRREVETEPILTYIEGVCVMWFTLEFLVRIVCCPDTLDFVKNLLNIIDFVAILPFYLEVGLSGLSSKAARDVLGFLRVVRFVRILRIFKLTRHFVGLRVLGHTLRASTNEFLLLIIFLALGVLIFATMIYYAERIGARPSDPRGNDHTDFKNIPIGFWWAVVTMTTLGYGDMYPKTWSGMLVGALCALAGVLTIAMPVPVIVNNFGMYYSLAMAKQKLPKKRKKHVPRPPQLESPIYCKSEETSPRDSTYSDTSPPAREEGVVERKRADSKQNGDANAVLSDEEGAGLTQPLALDPTPEERRALRRSGTRDRNKKAAACFLLSAGDYACADGSVRKETCQDALSSNYAHAEVLTLS; encoded by the exons ATGATCAGCTCGGTGTGTGTCTCCTCCTACCGCGGGCGCAAGTCGGGGAACAAGCCTCCGTCCAAAACATGTCTGAAGGAGGAGATGGCCAAGGGCGAGGCGTCGGAGAAGATCATCATCAACGTGGGCGGCACGCGACATGAGACCTACCGCAGCACCCTGCGCACCCTACCGGGCACCCGCCTTGCCTGGCTGGCGGATCCCGACGGCGGGGGTCGGCCAGAGTCAGATGGCGGCGGTGcaggcagcagcggcagcagcggtggcggcggcggcagcggcggggGCTGTGAGTTCTTCTTTGATCGGCACCCGGGTGTTTTTGCCTATGTGCTCAACTACTACCGTACGGGCAAGCTGCATTGCCCCGCAGACGTCTGTGGGCCTCTCTTTGAAGAAGAGCTCACCTTCTGGGGTATCGATGAAACAGATGTGGAACCCTGCTGCTGGATGACCTACCGGCAGCACCGCGATGCTGAGGAGGCACTGGACATCTTCGAGAGCCCGGACGGGGGCGGGGGTGGCGCAGGGCCAGGCGACGAGGCTGGCGACGATGAGCGGGAGTTGGCCTTGCAGCGCCTGGGCCCCCATGAAGGAGGCTCTGGCCCTGGTGCTGGGTCCGGAGGGTGCCGTGGCTGGCAGCCCCGAATGTGGGCGCTCTTCGAGGATCCCTACTCATCCCGGGCGGCCAGG GCGGTAGCCTTTGCCTCACTATTCTTCATCTTGGTCTCCATTACCACCTTCTGCCTGGAGACCCATGAGGCCTTCAACATTGACCGAAACGTGACGGAGATCCACCGGGTTGGGAATATCACCAGCGTGCGCTTCCGGCGGGAGGTAGAAACAGAGCCCATTCTTACCTACATCGAGGGTGTGTGCGTGATGTGGTTCACTCTAGAGTTCCTGGTTCGCATTGTGTGCTGCCCTGATACGCTGGACTTTGTCAAGAACTTGCTCAACATCATCGACTTTGTGGCCATCTTACCCTTTTACCTGGAGGTGGGATTGAGTGGCTTGTCTTCCAAGGCAGCTCGCGATGTGCTGGGTTTCCTGCGTGTGGTACGCTTTGTACGCATCCTGCGGATCTTCAAGCTCACGCGCCACTTTGTGGGGCTGCGTGTGCTAGGCCACACACTCCGGGCCAGCACCAATGAGTTCCTGTTGCTTATCATCTTCTTGGCCCTGGGTGTGCTCATCTTCGCCACCATGATCTATTATGCCGAGCGAATTGGGGCCAGGCCATCTGACCCGCGGGGCAACGACCACACCGACTTCAAGAACATCCCCATCGGTTTCTGGTGGGCTGTGGTCACCATGACAACGCTTGGCTATGGGGACATGTATCCCAAGACGTGGTCAGGAATGCTGGTGGGTGCGCTGTGTGCGCTGGCTGGTGTGCTGACCATTGCCATGCCCGTGCCTGTCATCGTCAATAACTTTGGTATGTACTACTCCCTGGCTATGGCCAAGCAGAAGCTGCCCAAGAAGCGAAAGAAGCACGTACCACGGCCACCCCAGCTTGAGTCGCCCATATACTGCAAGTCTGAGGAGACTTCACCCCGGGACAGCACCTACAGTGACACCAGCCCCCCTGCCCGGGAAGAGGGTGTGGTCGAGAGGAAACGGGCTG ACTCTAAGCAGAATGGCGATGCTAATGCGGTGCTTTCTGATGAGGAGGGAGCTGGCCTCACCCAGCCCCTGGCCTTGGACCCCACCCCTGAAGAGCGTCGGGCCCTGAGACGCTCAGGCACGCGGGACAGAAACAAGAAGGcagctgcctgcttcctgctcagTGCTGGGGACTATGCCTGTGCTGATGGCAGTGTCCGGAAAG AGACCTGCCAAGACGCCCTCTCGTCCAACTATGCCCACGCTGAAGTCCTCACCCTCTCTTAG
- the Kcnc4 gene encoding potassium voltage-gated channel subfamily C member 4 isoform X3, translated as MISSVCVSSYRGRKSGNKPPSKTCLKEEMAKGEASEKIIINVGGTRHETYRSTLRTLPGTRLAWLADPDGGGRPESDGGGAGSSGSSGGGGGSGGGCEFFFDRHPGVFAYVLNYYRTGKLHCPADVCGPLFEEELTFWGIDETDVEPCCWMTYRQHRDAEEALDIFESPDGGGGGAGPGDEAGDDERELALQRLGPHEGGSGPGAGSGGCRGWQPRMWALFEDPYSSRAARAVAFASLFFILVSITTFCLETHEAFNIDRNVTEIHRVGNITSVRFRREVETEPILTYIEGVCVMWFTLEFLVRIVCCPDTLDFVKNLLNIIDFVAILPFYLEVGLSGLSSKAARDVLGFLRVVRFVRILRIFKLTRHFVGLRVLGHTLRASTNEFLLLIIFLALGVLIFATMIYYAERIGARPSDPRGNDHTDFKNIPIGFWWAVVTMTTLGYGDMYPKTWSGMLVGALCALAGVLTIAMPVPVIVNNFGMYYSLAMAKQKLPKKRKKHVPRPPQLESPIYCKSEETSPRDSTYSDTSPPAREEGVVERKRADSKQNGDANAVLSDEEGAGLTQPLALDPTPEERRALRRSGTRDRNKKAAACFLLSAGDYACADGSVRKEGNVEPKACVPVSHTCAL; from the exons ATGATCAGCTCGGTGTGTGTCTCCTCCTACCGCGGGCGCAAGTCGGGGAACAAGCCTCCGTCCAAAACATGTCTGAAGGAGGAGATGGCCAAGGGCGAGGCGTCGGAGAAGATCATCATCAACGTGGGCGGCACGCGACATGAGACCTACCGCAGCACCCTGCGCACCCTACCGGGCACCCGCCTTGCCTGGCTGGCGGATCCCGACGGCGGGGGTCGGCCAGAGTCAGATGGCGGCGGTGcaggcagcagcggcagcagcggtggcggcggcggcagcggcggggGCTGTGAGTTCTTCTTTGATCGGCACCCGGGTGTTTTTGCCTATGTGCTCAACTACTACCGTACGGGCAAGCTGCATTGCCCCGCAGACGTCTGTGGGCCTCTCTTTGAAGAAGAGCTCACCTTCTGGGGTATCGATGAAACAGATGTGGAACCCTGCTGCTGGATGACCTACCGGCAGCACCGCGATGCTGAGGAGGCACTGGACATCTTCGAGAGCCCGGACGGGGGCGGGGGTGGCGCAGGGCCAGGCGACGAGGCTGGCGACGATGAGCGGGAGTTGGCCTTGCAGCGCCTGGGCCCCCATGAAGGAGGCTCTGGCCCTGGTGCTGGGTCCGGAGGGTGCCGTGGCTGGCAGCCCCGAATGTGGGCGCTCTTCGAGGATCCCTACTCATCCCGGGCGGCCAGG GCGGTAGCCTTTGCCTCACTATTCTTCATCTTGGTCTCCATTACCACCTTCTGCCTGGAGACCCATGAGGCCTTCAACATTGACCGAAACGTGACGGAGATCCACCGGGTTGGGAATATCACCAGCGTGCGCTTCCGGCGGGAGGTAGAAACAGAGCCCATTCTTACCTACATCGAGGGTGTGTGCGTGATGTGGTTCACTCTAGAGTTCCTGGTTCGCATTGTGTGCTGCCCTGATACGCTGGACTTTGTCAAGAACTTGCTCAACATCATCGACTTTGTGGCCATCTTACCCTTTTACCTGGAGGTGGGATTGAGTGGCTTGTCTTCCAAGGCAGCTCGCGATGTGCTGGGTTTCCTGCGTGTGGTACGCTTTGTACGCATCCTGCGGATCTTCAAGCTCACGCGCCACTTTGTGGGGCTGCGTGTGCTAGGCCACACACTCCGGGCCAGCACCAATGAGTTCCTGTTGCTTATCATCTTCTTGGCCCTGGGTGTGCTCATCTTCGCCACCATGATCTATTATGCCGAGCGAATTGGGGCCAGGCCATCTGACCCGCGGGGCAACGACCACACCGACTTCAAGAACATCCCCATCGGTTTCTGGTGGGCTGTGGTCACCATGACAACGCTTGGCTATGGGGACATGTATCCCAAGACGTGGTCAGGAATGCTGGTGGGTGCGCTGTGTGCGCTGGCTGGTGTGCTGACCATTGCCATGCCCGTGCCTGTCATCGTCAATAACTTTGGTATGTACTACTCCCTGGCTATGGCCAAGCAGAAGCTGCCCAAGAAGCGAAAGAAGCACGTACCACGGCCACCCCAGCTTGAGTCGCCCATATACTGCAAGTCTGAGGAGACTTCACCCCGGGACAGCACCTACAGTGACACCAGCCCCCCTGCCCGGGAAGAGGGTGTGGTCGAGAGGAAACGGGCTG ACTCTAAGCAGAATGGCGATGCTAATGCGGTGCTTTCTGATGAGGAGGGAGCTGGCCTCACCCAGCCCCTGGCCTTGGACCCCACCCCTGAAGAGCGTCGGGCCCTGAGACGCTCAGGCACGCGGGACAGAAACAAGAAGGcagctgcctgcttcctgctcagTGCTGGGGACTATGCCTGTGCTGATGGCAGTGTCCGGAAAG AAGGCAATGTTGAGCCGAAAGCGTGCGTCCCAGTGTCTCACACCTGTGCTCTTTAA
- the Kcnc4 gene encoding potassium voltage-gated channel subfamily C member 4 isoform X1, translating into MISSVCVSSYRGRKSGNKPPSKTCLKEEMAKGEASEKIIINVGGTRHETYRSTLRTLPGTRLAWLADPDGGGRPESDGGGAGSSGSSGGGGGSGGGCEFFFDRHPGVFAYVLNYYRTGKLHCPADVCGPLFEEELTFWGIDETDVEPCCWMTYRQHRDAEEALDIFESPDGGGGGAGPGDEAGDDERELALQRLGPHEGGSGPGAGSGGCRGWQPRMWALFEDPYSSRAARAVAFASLFFILVSITTFCLETHEAFNIDRNVTEIHRVGNITSVRFRREVETEPILTYIEGVCVMWFTLEFLVRIVCCPDTLDFVKNLLNIIDFVAILPFYLEVGLSGLSSKAARDVLGFLRVVRFVRILRIFKLTRHFVGLRVLGHTLRASTNEFLLLIIFLALGVLIFATMIYYAERIGARPSDPRGNDHTDFKNIPIGFWWAVVTMTTLGYGDMYPKTWSGMLVGALCALAGVLTIAMPVPVIVNNFGMYYSLAMAKQKLPKKRKKHVPRPPQLESPIYCKSEETSPRDSTYSDTSPPAREEGVVERKRADSKQNGDANAVLSDEEGAGLTQPLALDPTPEERRALRRSGTRDRNKKAAACFLLSAGDYACADGSVRKGCEKSRSLNNIAGAAGSSLGLSPLASRYSSPYPPRKLLLSPPFHPLTSPPPGHSGP; encoded by the exons ATGATCAGCTCGGTGTGTGTCTCCTCCTACCGCGGGCGCAAGTCGGGGAACAAGCCTCCGTCCAAAACATGTCTGAAGGAGGAGATGGCCAAGGGCGAGGCGTCGGAGAAGATCATCATCAACGTGGGCGGCACGCGACATGAGACCTACCGCAGCACCCTGCGCACCCTACCGGGCACCCGCCTTGCCTGGCTGGCGGATCCCGACGGCGGGGGTCGGCCAGAGTCAGATGGCGGCGGTGcaggcagcagcggcagcagcggtggcggcggcggcagcggcggggGCTGTGAGTTCTTCTTTGATCGGCACCCGGGTGTTTTTGCCTATGTGCTCAACTACTACCGTACGGGCAAGCTGCATTGCCCCGCAGACGTCTGTGGGCCTCTCTTTGAAGAAGAGCTCACCTTCTGGGGTATCGATGAAACAGATGTGGAACCCTGCTGCTGGATGACCTACCGGCAGCACCGCGATGCTGAGGAGGCACTGGACATCTTCGAGAGCCCGGACGGGGGCGGGGGTGGCGCAGGGCCAGGCGACGAGGCTGGCGACGATGAGCGGGAGTTGGCCTTGCAGCGCCTGGGCCCCCATGAAGGAGGCTCTGGCCCTGGTGCTGGGTCCGGAGGGTGCCGTGGCTGGCAGCCCCGAATGTGGGCGCTCTTCGAGGATCCCTACTCATCCCGGGCGGCCAGG GCGGTAGCCTTTGCCTCACTATTCTTCATCTTGGTCTCCATTACCACCTTCTGCCTGGAGACCCATGAGGCCTTCAACATTGACCGAAACGTGACGGAGATCCACCGGGTTGGGAATATCACCAGCGTGCGCTTCCGGCGGGAGGTAGAAACAGAGCCCATTCTTACCTACATCGAGGGTGTGTGCGTGATGTGGTTCACTCTAGAGTTCCTGGTTCGCATTGTGTGCTGCCCTGATACGCTGGACTTTGTCAAGAACTTGCTCAACATCATCGACTTTGTGGCCATCTTACCCTTTTACCTGGAGGTGGGATTGAGTGGCTTGTCTTCCAAGGCAGCTCGCGATGTGCTGGGTTTCCTGCGTGTGGTACGCTTTGTACGCATCCTGCGGATCTTCAAGCTCACGCGCCACTTTGTGGGGCTGCGTGTGCTAGGCCACACACTCCGGGCCAGCACCAATGAGTTCCTGTTGCTTATCATCTTCTTGGCCCTGGGTGTGCTCATCTTCGCCACCATGATCTATTATGCCGAGCGAATTGGGGCCAGGCCATCTGACCCGCGGGGCAACGACCACACCGACTTCAAGAACATCCCCATCGGTTTCTGGTGGGCTGTGGTCACCATGACAACGCTTGGCTATGGGGACATGTATCCCAAGACGTGGTCAGGAATGCTGGTGGGTGCGCTGTGTGCGCTGGCTGGTGTGCTGACCATTGCCATGCCCGTGCCTGTCATCGTCAATAACTTTGGTATGTACTACTCCCTGGCTATGGCCAAGCAGAAGCTGCCCAAGAAGCGAAAGAAGCACGTACCACGGCCACCCCAGCTTGAGTCGCCCATATACTGCAAGTCTGAGGAGACTTCACCCCGGGACAGCACCTACAGTGACACCAGCCCCCCTGCCCGGGAAGAGGGTGTGGTCGAGAGGAAACGGGCTG ACTCTAAGCAGAATGGCGATGCTAATGCGGTGCTTTCTGATGAGGAGGGAGCTGGCCTCACCCAGCCCCTGGCCTTGGACCCCACCCCTGAAGAGCGTCGGGCCCTGAGACGCTCAGGCACGCGGGACAGAAACAAGAAGGcagctgcctgcttcctgctcagTGCTGGGGACTATGCCTGTGCTGATGGCAGTGTCCGGAAAG GCTGTGAAAAGTCCCGGAGTCTAAACAACATAGCTGGAGCAGCTGGATCCAGTCTGGGGCTGTCTCCACTGGCATCGCGGTACAGTTCGCCCTATCCTCCGAGAAAGCTCCTGCTCTCGCCCCCCTTCCACCCTCTTACCAGCCCCCCACCTGGCCACTCAGGTCCTTAG